The window TTAAAAAAGGAGAATTTTCAAAACCTTTCCTTACATCTCAAGGTTACGAGATTGTTTTTGTAGAGGATAAACTTCCTGAAGTTAAAGCAAAATTTGAGGATGTAAAGGATGACATAATAAAGACCCTTGAGACAAAGAGAAGGAATGAAGCTAAAAGAAAGTGGCTTGAGGAGAAAAAGAAAGAGTTTGGTGTAAAAGAGGGAAACCTCTGGGATGAAATTACATCATATTTAAAGAAGCATTTTCTCAATCCTCTCAAGAATTGGCTCTCTAAGGTCAGGGAGTCAGTTCAGGAGAATTCTGGAGAGAACAATCCATAATGAAGAAACTCTTGGATAAGAAGAAAAAGAAGAGAATAAAGAAACTTTTAAATATATTCAGGTATGTGAGAATACCACTTATCATACTGATAATTATACTTGGTGTCTCTCTCTGGATGTTCTCTCAGAGGGATATAGCGGCAAGGGTCTTTGATGAGAAGATATACAAGGCAGAGGTTAATGCTGCTGTAAGGAGAAAGATAAAGGATTACGAGGATAAGAATATAAGTCTTTCTCAAGCGGATATTGAGGCAATAAGGAGAAATACAATAAACGAAATGGTGGAGAACATCCTCCTTGACCACTGGGCAAAGGAACATGGAATTACTGTCTCAGATAAAGAAGTTCAGGATGAAATTGAAAGGATGAGAAAAGCAACAGGACTCTCTGAGGATGAAATATACAAGCAGGCACTCAGTAAGTTTCAGCTCCTTGAATCAGATATAGAGACCATAGTGAGGGAGGCACTTCTCTCAGACAAGGTTTACGCCTCTGTTTTGAAGGACCTGAAAATTAGTGATGAGGAGGCATGGGATTATTTTATAGAGAGGACAAGATTCTATGCTGGAGCAAGGAGGGTTTCTCACATTTTTTTAGCTGTTGATCCAACAAAGGATAAGCCAGAGGATATAGAGAAGAAAATAAAGAAACTCAAAGAG of the Caldisericia bacterium genome contains:
- a CDS encoding peptidylprolyl isomerase; this translates as MKKLLDKKKKKRIKKLLNIFRYVRIPLIILIIILGVSLWMFSQRDIAARVFDEKIYKAEVNAAVRRKIKDYEDKNISLSQADIEAIRRNTINEMVENILLDHWAKEHGITVSDKEVQDEIERMRKATGLSEDEIYKQALSKFQLLESDIETIVREALLSDKVYASVLKDLKISDEEAWDYFIERTRFYAGARRVSHIFLAVDPTKDKPEDIEKKIKKLKEIRNRILDGEDFGELALKFSEDESTKKNGGDLGWFRRGTLSDPALSKAVFSMNKGDVSDVIRGRFGLHILKITDVVPENLPSLSEEEKRVYFEKIKELVKGDLMYTKAEEKIKEFNKSLWE